In Streptomyces chartreusis, the following proteins share a genomic window:
- a CDS encoding serine/threonine-protein kinase, which yields MRPVGSKYFLEEPLGRGATGTVWRARQRETAGAEAAVPGQPGETVAIKVLKEELASDADIVMRFLRERSVLLRLTHPNIVRVRDLVVEGELLALVMDLVEGPDLHRYLRENGPFTPVAASLLTAQIADALAASHADGVVHRDLKPANVLLRQDGGQMHPLLTDFGIARLADSPGLTRTHEFVGTPAYVAPESAEGRPQTSAVDIYGAGILMYELVTGRPPFGGGSALEVLHQHLSAEPRRPSTVPDPLWTVIERCLRKNPDERPSAENLARGLRVVAEGIGVHANSAQIAAAEGVAALLAPDPAPATVPGSADPTQVMQHGAGSFDPNAATNVMPHTGAPGPAGAADPTAVLPHTGGPGAADPTAVMPPMPQGQPGGPGPEDPHPWQNQLRAARDRNEQTQVQYLDPNQDPLRRRPQRQVARPQQPQQRPPQRGQQGGYGHPQQHQPQQYAPQRQPQQQPQRYAPPPTPEPQRPQREPRQPRQRGANPMRIPGLGCLKGCLFTIVILFVAGWLIWELSPLQEWIGTGKSYWDQLSDWFSTVTGWIGDLGSSSGGGSGTN from the coding sequence GTGCGGCCGGTAGGCAGCAAGTACTTCCTCGAGGAGCCGCTCGGTCGTGGCGCCACGGGGACCGTCTGGCGAGCCCGCCAGCGGGAGACCGCGGGTGCCGAGGCGGCCGTGCCGGGGCAGCCCGGCGAGACGGTCGCGATCAAGGTGCTCAAGGAAGAGCTCGCCAGTGACGCGGACATCGTCATGCGGTTCCTGCGCGAGCGGTCCGTCCTGCTCAGGCTGACCCACCCCAACATCGTCCGGGTCCGCGACCTGGTCGTCGAGGGCGAGCTGCTGGCCCTGGTCATGGACCTCGTCGAGGGCCCCGACCTGCACCGCTACCTGCGCGAGAACGGCCCCTTCACCCCAGTCGCCGCGTCCCTGCTCACGGCCCAGATCGCCGACGCGCTGGCCGCGAGCCACGCCGACGGCGTCGTCCACCGGGACCTGAAGCCCGCCAACGTCCTGCTCCGGCAGGACGGCGGCCAGATGCACCCGCTGCTGACCGACTTCGGCATCGCGCGCCTCGCCGACTCCCCGGGCCTGACCCGCACGCACGAGTTCGTCGGCACGCCCGCGTACGTCGCGCCCGAGTCCGCCGAGGGCCGCCCGCAGACCTCCGCCGTCGACATCTACGGCGCCGGCATCCTCATGTACGAGCTGGTCACCGGACGTCCGCCGTTCGGCGGCGGCTCCGCCCTGGAGGTGCTGCACCAGCACCTGAGCGCCGAGCCGCGCCGCCCCTCCACGGTCCCCGACCCGCTGTGGACCGTCATAGAACGCTGCCTGCGCAAGAACCCCGACGAACGGCCCAGCGCCGAGAACCTCGCCCGCGGCCTGCGCGTCGTCGCCGAGGGCATCGGCGTGCACGCGAACTCCGCGCAGATCGCCGCCGCCGAGGGCGTCGCCGCACTGCTCGCCCCGGACCCGGCGCCTGCCACCGTGCCCGGCTCGGCCGACCCCACGCAGGTGATGCAGCACGGCGCCGGCTCGTTCGACCCGAACGCCGCGACCAACGTCATGCCGCACACCGGCGCCCCCGGCCCGGCGGGCGCCGCCGACCCCACCGCGGTGCTGCCGCACACCGGCGGCCCCGGCGCCGCGGACCCGACGGCCGTCATGCCGCCGATGCCGCAGGGGCAGCCCGGCGGCCCCGGCCCCGAGGACCCGCACCCCTGGCAGAACCAGCTGCGCGCCGCCCGGGACCGCAACGAACAGACGCAGGTCCAGTACCTCGACCCCAACCAGGACCCGCTGCGCCGCCGCCCGCAGCGCCAGGTGGCCCGCCCGCAGCAGCCGCAGCAGCGCCCGCCGCAGCGCGGCCAGCAGGGCGGTTACGGCCACCCGCAGCAGCACCAGCCGCAGCAGTACGCCCCGCAGCGTCAGCCGCAGCAGCAGCCCCAGCGGTACGCGCCGCCGCCCACGCCGGAGCCGCAGCGTCCGCAGCGCGAGCCGCGTCAGCCGCGCCAGCGCGGCGCCAACCCGATGCGGATCCCCGGCCTCGGCTGCCTCAAGGGCTGTCTGTTCACGATCGTCATCCTGTTCGTCGCGGGCTGGCTGATCTGGGAGCTGAGCCCGCTGCAGGAGTGGATCGGCACCGGCAAGAGCTACTGGGACCAGCTCTCCGACTGGTTCAGCACCGTGACCGGCTGGATCGGCGACCTCGGCAGCAGCAGCGGCGGAGGCTCGGGAACCAACTGA
- a CDS encoding serine/threonine-protein kinase has protein sequence MARKIGSRYTANQILGRGSAGTVWLGEGPEGPVAIKLLREDLASDQELVGRFVQERTALLGLEHPNVVSVRDLVVDGNDLALVMDLVRGTDLRTRLDRDRRLAPEAAVAIVADIADGLAAAHAAGVVHRDVKPENVLLDMQGPLGPGGSHPALLTDFGVAKLIDSPRRTRATKIIGTPDYLAPEIVEGLPPRAAVDIYALATVLYELLAGFTPFGGGHPGAVLRRHVTETVAPLPGIPDELWQLLVQCLAKAPASRLRASELGTRLRELLPLVTGMPPLDVDEPDAEPAEDEAPAAEEAAPQGERVRRRGAVPLVPGAKPADSNRDTHTSMRVPAPDELAGGARGTARVPRPAGAPRPGSARHRAVARRRRVALGAAAVVLAAAAGVGAWLATSEDDAGATPQDTNNTAPATP, from the coding sequence TTGGCACGGAAGATCGGCAGCCGGTACACCGCCAACCAGATCCTGGGGCGGGGCAGCGCCGGCACGGTGTGGCTGGGCGAGGGGCCCGAGGGGCCCGTCGCCATCAAGCTGCTGCGCGAGGATCTCGCGTCCGACCAGGAACTCGTCGGACGCTTCGTCCAGGAGCGCACGGCACTGCTCGGCCTCGAGCACCCGAACGTGGTCTCCGTGCGCGACCTGGTCGTCGACGGCAACGACCTCGCGCTCGTCATGGACCTGGTCCGCGGCACCGACCTGCGCACCCGGCTCGACCGGGACCGCCGGCTCGCGCCGGAGGCCGCGGTGGCGATCGTCGCGGACATCGCGGACGGGCTGGCCGCAGCGCACGCGGCCGGGGTCGTCCACCGCGACGTCAAGCCCGAGAACGTCCTGCTCGACATGCAGGGCCCGCTCGGCCCCGGCGGCTCCCACCCGGCGCTGCTGACCGACTTCGGTGTGGCGAAACTCATCGACTCGCCCCGCCGCACCCGCGCGACGAAGATCATCGGCACCCCGGACTACCTGGCGCCGGAGATCGTCGAGGGCCTGCCGCCCCGCGCCGCCGTCGACATCTACGCCCTCGCCACCGTCCTGTACGAGCTGCTGGCGGGCTTCACGCCGTTCGGCGGCGGTCACCCCGGCGCGGTGCTGCGCCGCCATGTCACGGAGACGGTGGCGCCGCTCCCCGGCATCCCCGACGAGCTGTGGCAGCTGCTCGTGCAGTGCCTGGCGAAGGCCCCCGCATCCCGCCTGCGGGCCTCGGAGCTCGGCACCCGGCTGCGGGAGCTGCTGCCGCTGGTCACCGGGATGCCGCCGCTGGACGTGGACGAGCCCGACGCGGAACCTGCCGAGGACGAGGCTCCGGCCGCCGAGGAGGCCGCCCCGCAGGGCGAGCGGGTCCGGCGGCGGGGCGCGGTACCGCTCGTACCGGGCGCGAAGCCCGCCGACTCCAACCGGGACACGCACACGTCGATGAGGGTCCCGGCACCCGACGAGCTGGCCGGCGGCGCGCGCGGCACGGCCCGGGTGCCCAGGCCCGCGGGCGCCCCGCGTCCGGGCTCGGCCCGCCACCGGGCGGTGGCCCGGCGACGCCGCGTGGCCCTGGGGGCGGCCGCTGTGGTGCTGGCGGCCGCCGCGGGCGTGGGGGCGTGGCTGGCGACGTCGGAGGACGACGCGGGAGCGACCCCCCAGGACACGAACAACACGGCCCCGGCGACGCCATAG
- the prfB gene encoding peptide chain release factor 2: MAVVDVSEELKSLSSTMESIEAVLDLDKLRADIAVLEEQAAAPSLWDNPDEAQKITSKLSHLQAEVRKAEALRGRIDDLAVLFEMAEEEDDPDTRAEAESELTAVRKALDEMEVRTLLSGEYDAREALVNIRAEAGGVDAADFAEKLQRMYLRWAEQKGYKTEVYETSYAEEAGIKSTTFAVQVPYAYGTLSVEQGTHRLVRISPFDNQGRRQTSFAGVEILPVVEQTDHIEIDESELRVDVYRSSGPGGQGVNTTDSAVRLTHLPTGIVVSCQNERSQIQNKATAMNVLQAKLLERQRQEERAKMDALKDGGSSWGNQMRSYVLHPYQMVKDLRTEFEVGNPEAVFNGEIDGFLEAGIRWRKQQEK; this comes from the coding sequence GTGGCAGTCGTCGATGTATCCGAAGAGCTCAAGTCCCTCTCCTCGACCATGGAGTCGATCGAGGCCGTTCTGGACCTCGACAAGCTGAGGGCAGACATCGCCGTGCTCGAGGAGCAGGCGGCCGCGCCGTCCCTGTGGGACAACCCGGACGAGGCGCAGAAGATCACCAGCAAGCTGAGCCACCTCCAGGCCGAGGTCAGGAAGGCCGAGGCGCTGCGGGGGCGGATCGACGATCTCGCCGTGCTCTTCGAGATGGCCGAGGAGGAGGACGACCCGGACACCCGTGCCGAGGCCGAGTCCGAGCTCACGGCCGTCCGCAAGGCACTGGACGAGATGGAGGTCCGCACGCTGCTCAGCGGTGAGTACGACGCCCGTGAGGCGCTCGTCAACATCCGCGCCGAGGCGGGCGGCGTCGACGCCGCCGACTTCGCCGAGAAGCTGCAGCGGATGTACCTGCGCTGGGCTGAGCAGAAGGGCTACAAGACCGAGGTCTACGAGACGTCGTACGCGGAAGAGGCCGGCATCAAGTCGACCACCTTCGCCGTGCAGGTGCCGTACGCCTACGGCACCCTCTCGGTCGAGCAGGGCACCCACCGCCTCGTGCGCATCTCGCCCTTCGACAACCAGGGGCGTCGCCAGACCTCCTTCGCGGGCGTCGAGATCCTCCCCGTGGTCGAGCAGACCGACCACATCGAGATCGACGAGTCCGAGCTGCGCGTGGACGTGTACCGGTCCTCCGGTCCCGGCGGTCAGGGCGTCAACACCACCGACTCCGCGGTCCGGTTGACCCACCTCCCCACCGGCATCGTCGTCTCCTGCCAGAACGAGCGGTCGCAGATCCAGAACAAGGCGACCGCCATGAACGTCCTCCAGGCGAAGCTGCTGGAGCGGCAGCGCCAGGAGGAGCGGGCCAAGATGGACGCCCTCAAGGACGGCGGCAGCTCCTGGGGCAACCAGATGCGTTCGTACGTCCTGCACCCGTACCAGATGGTCAAGGACCTGCGCACGGAGTTCGAAGTCGGTAACCCCGAGGCCGTTTTCAACGGTGAGATCGACGGTTTCCTCGAAGCCGGAATTCGCTGGCGCAAGCAGCAGGAGAAGTAA
- a CDS encoding LPXTG cell wall anchor domain-containing protein gives MTKKTRIRIARLAAGAVIAAGASLTAAGAASAAEAEDCLLGICIGDDEPTDPPTEEPTDIPTDIPTDIPTEEPTDPTEPTEEPTEPQEPTEEPTTEPTDPGNGNGGGNGNGNGNGNNGGGNNTDPDGGASAQEEGSSSLTETGTDSTGASTSAQGGGDELAETGAAQTTFLLVGAATMIAGGIGFRVLPRLAGGRGGAAA, from the coding sequence ATGACCAAGAAGACGCGGATCCGTATCGCGCGCCTCGCGGCCGGCGCCGTCATCGCGGCCGGTGCCTCGTTGACCGCTGCGGGTGCCGCTTCTGCCGCGGAGGCGGAGGACTGCCTCCTCGGCATCTGCATCGGCGACGACGAGCCGACCGACCCGCCCACCGAGGAGCCGACGGACATCCCGACGGACATTCCTACGGACATCCCGACCGAGGAGCCCACGGACCCGACGGAGCCCACCGAGGAGCCGACGGAGCCGCAGGAGCCCACCGAGGAGCCGACCACCGAGCCGACCGACCCGGGTAACGGCAACGGTGGCGGGAACGGCAACGGCAACGGGAACGGCAACAACGGCGGGGGCAACAACACCGACCCCGACGGTGGCGCCTCCGCCCAGGAGGAGGGTTCCTCCTCCCTGACCGAGACCGGCACCGACAGCACCGGCGCCAGCACCTCCGCCCAGGGCGGCGGCGACGAGCTCGCCGAGACCGGTGCCGCGCAGACCACGTTCCTGCTGGTCGGCGCCGCCACCATGATCGCCGGTGGCATCGGCTTCCGTGTGCTGCCGCGCCTCGCCGGCGGCCGCGGCGGTGCGGCTGCCTGA
- the ftsE gene encoding cell division ATP-binding protein FtsE, with protein MIRFDNVSKVYPKQTRPALRDVSLEVEKGEFVFLVGSSGSGKSTFLRLILREERASHGQVHILGKDLARLSNWKVPQMRRQLGTVFQDFRLLPNKTVGENVAFAQEVIGKSRGEIRKSVPQVLDLVGLGGKEDRMPGELSGGEQQRVAIARAFVNRPKLLICDEPTGNLDPQTSVGIMKLLDRINRTGTTVVMATHDQNIVDQMRKRVIELEKGRLVRDQARGVYGYQH; from the coding sequence GTGATCCGATTCGACAACGTCTCCAAGGTCTACCCCAAGCAGACCCGCCCCGCACTCAGGGATGTGTCCCTGGAAGTGGAGAAGGGCGAGTTCGTGTTCCTCGTGGGGTCCTCCGGCTCCGGAAAGTCCACCTTCCTGCGGCTGATCCTCCGCGAGGAGCGGGCCAGCCACGGACAGGTGCACATCCTGGGCAAGGACCTCGCACGCCTCTCCAACTGGAAGGTGCCGCAGATGCGCCGCCAGCTGGGGACGGTGTTCCAGGACTTCCGCCTCCTTCCGAACAAGACGGTCGGCGAGAACGTCGCCTTCGCCCAGGAGGTCATCGGCAAGTCGCGCGGCGAGATCCGCAAGTCCGTGCCGCAGGTGCTCGACCTCGTCGGGCTCGGCGGCAAGGAGGACCGGATGCCCGGTGAGCTGTCGGGTGGTGAGCAGCAGCGGGTGGCCATCGCCCGCGCCTTCGTGAACCGGCCCAAGCTGCTCATCTGCGACGAGCCCACCGGCAACCTCGACCCGCAGACCTCCGTCGGCATCATGAAGCTGCTCGACCGGATCAACCGGACGGGTACGACGGTCGTGATGGCCACGCACGATCAGAACATCGTGGACCAGATGCGCAAGCGCGTCATCGAGCTGGAGAAGGGCCGCCTCGTCCGCGACCAGGCACGCGGCGTCTACGGCTACCAGCACTGA
- the ftsX gene encoding permease-like cell division protein FtsX, giving the protein MRAQFVLSEIGVGLRRNLTMTFAVIVSVALSLALFGGSLLMSDQVNTMKGYWYDKVNVSVFLCNKSDAESDPNCAKGAVTEDQKKEILADLGKMTVVQKVTYESQDQAYKHYKEQFGDSPLAASLTPDQMQESYRIKLQDPEKYQVIATAFDGRDGVQSVQDQKGILDNLFGLLNGMNWAARAVMALMLVVALMLIVNTVRVSAFSRRRETGIMRLVGASGFYIQAPFIMEAAVAGLIGGTVACGFLVVARYFIIDHGLALSEKLNLINFIGWDAVLTKLPLILATSLLMPALAAFFALRKYLKV; this is encoded by the coding sequence ATGCGCGCCCAGTTCGTACTGTCCGAGATCGGTGTCGGTCTCCGCCGCAATCTGACGATGACCTTCGCCGTCATCGTCTCCGTCGCCCTGTCGCTCGCCCTGTTCGGCGGGTCGCTCCTGATGAGCGACCAGGTCAACACGATGAAGGGCTACTGGTACGACAAGGTCAACGTCTCGGTCTTCCTCTGCAACAAGAGCGACGCCGAGTCCGACCCCAACTGCGCCAAGGGCGCGGTCACCGAGGACCAGAAGAAGGAGATCCTCGCCGACCTGGGCAAGATGACGGTCGTCCAGAAGGTGACGTACGAGTCCCAGGACCAGGCGTACAAGCACTACAAGGAGCAGTTCGGCGACTCGCCGCTGGCCGCCTCGCTGACGCCGGACCAGATGCAGGAGTCGTACCGGATCAAGCTGCAGGACCCCGAGAAGTACCAGGTCATCGCCACCGCCTTCGACGGGCGCGACGGCGTGCAGTCGGTGCAGGACCAGAAGGGCATCCTGGACAACCTCTTCGGGCTGCTGAACGGCATGAACTGGGCCGCGCGGGCGGTGATGGCGCTGATGCTCGTCGTCGCGCTGATGCTCATCGTCAACACCGTGCGCGTCTCGGCCTTCAGCCGGCGGCGGGAGACCGGCATCATGCGGCTGGTCGGCGCCTCGGGCTTCTACATCCAGGCCCCGTTCATCATGGAGGCCGCGGTCGCCGGGCTCATCGGAGGCACGGTCGCCTGTGGCTTCCTGGTGGTCGCCCGGTACTTCATCATCGACCACGGCCTGGCCCTGTCGGAGAAGCTGAATCTGATCAACTTCATCGGCTGGGACGCGGTATTGACGAAGCTGCCGCTCATCCTCGCGACAAGCCTGCTGATGCCGGCGCTTGCGGCGTTCTTCGCGCTGCGCAAGTACCTGAAGGTGTGA
- a CDS encoding S41 family peptidase, translated as MSGRDLFCQPRRFGRGAALTLVFASVLVAGAATGSLPGPDRKSPEGASRSAASAGRHEEVAEAAAKAMADGKSPMEAAERAVSRSGDRWGAVYSQGEYEEFEEALDGAYTGVGLWARRERDGRIEVSKVRAGSPAATAGIRTGDRLRSVDGEKVDGRPVTEVVALLRGDARDEPAGTPVKVGMERGTHAWDLTLRRARLSIDSVTAREIAGGITVIRIASFTKGAGAAVQEAVRRVPAGSGIILDLRGNSGGLVTEAVTAASAFLDGGLVATYDVDGDQRALHAEPGGDTGRPLVALVDGGTMSAAELLTGALQDRGRAVVVGTRTFGKGSVQMPSRLPDGSVAELTVGHYRTPSGRTVDGQGITPDLEADRGVLGRAETVLSGLGES; from the coding sequence ATGTCAGGTCGTGACCTGTTCTGTCAGCCCCGCCGCTTCGGCCGCGGGGCCGCCCTGACATTGGTGTTCGCGAGCGTGCTCGTCGCCGGTGCCGCGACCGGCTCGCTGCCCGGCCCTGACCGGAAATCCCCGGAGGGCGCGTCCCGTTCGGCCGCCTCCGCGGGCCGGCACGAGGAGGTCGCCGAGGCCGCCGCCAAGGCCATGGCCGACGGCAAGTCCCCCATGGAGGCCGCCGAACGCGCGGTCAGCCGCAGCGGGGACCGCTGGGGTGCCGTCTACTCCCAGGGGGAGTACGAGGAGTTCGAGGAGGCCCTCGACGGCGCCTACACCGGCGTCGGGCTGTGGGCCCGCCGCGAGCGCGACGGCCGTATCGAGGTGTCGAAGGTGCGGGCCGGGTCGCCCGCCGCCACCGCCGGGATCCGCACGGGCGACCGGCTGCGCAGCGTCGACGGGGAGAAGGTCGACGGGCGTCCGGTCACCGAGGTCGTCGCCTTACTGAGGGGTGACGCCAGGGACGAGCCCGCCGGCACGCCGGTGAAGGTGGGCATGGAACGCGGCACGCACGCGTGGGACCTCACACTGCGACGCGCCCGGCTGTCCATCGACTCGGTGACCGCCCGGGAAATCGCCGGCGGCATCACCGTCATCCGCATCGCGTCCTTCACCAAGGGCGCCGGCGCCGCGGTCCAGGAGGCCGTGCGACGGGTCCCGGCCGGCTCCGGCATCATCCTCGACCTGCGGGGCAACTCCGGGGGCCTGGTCACCGAGGCCGTCACCGCCGCCTCCGCCTTCCTCGACGGCGGCCTCGTCGCCACCTACGACGTAGACGGCGACCAGCGCGCCCTGCACGCCGAACCCGGCGGCGACACCGGCAGGCCCCTGGTGGCGCTCGTCGACGGCGGCACCATGAGCGCCGCCGAACTGCTCACCGGAGCCCTCCAGGACCGCGGCCGCGCGGTCGTCGTGGGCACCCGCACCTTCGGCAAGGGCTCGGTGCAGATGCCGAGCCGGCTGCCCGACGGCTCCGTGGCCGAGCTGACCGTGGGCCACTACCGCACTCCCTCGGGCCGGACCGTCGACGGGCAGGGCATCACCCCCGACCTGGAGGCCGACCGCGGCGTCCTGGGACGGGCCGAGACGGTCCTCAGCGGGCTCGGAGAGTCGTAA
- the smpB gene encoding SsrA-binding protein SmpB yields MYVPKESQPKQGGAAAKGRDGEKGGKRKIVAQNKKARHDYAIIDTYEAGLVLMGTEVKSLREGRTSLTDGFVQIDGGEAWLHNAHIPEYHQGSWTNHSARRKRKLLLHREEIDKLEAKSQETGHTIVPLALYFKDGRAKAEIALARGKKEWDKRQTLREKQDRRESDRAIAAAKRKQRGQ; encoded by the coding sequence ATGTACGTACCCAAGGAGTCCCAGCCCAAGCAGGGCGGCGCTGCCGCGAAGGGCAGGGACGGCGAGAAGGGCGGCAAGCGCAAGATCGTCGCCCAGAACAAGAAGGCCCGGCACGACTACGCGATCATCGACACGTACGAGGCGGGCCTGGTGCTGATGGGCACCGAGGTCAAGTCGCTGCGCGAGGGTCGCACGTCGCTGACCGACGGCTTCGTCCAGATCGACGGGGGCGAGGCGTGGCTGCACAACGCCCACATCCCGGAGTACCACCAGGGCAGCTGGACCAACCACTCCGCGCGCCGCAAGCGCAAGCTCCTGCTGCACCGCGAGGAGATCGACAAGCTGGAGGCGAAGTCGCAGGAGACGGGTCACACGATCGTGCCCCTCGCCCTGTACTTCAAGGACGGCCGGGCCAAGGCCGAGATCGCTCTCGCGCGAGGCAAGAAGGAGTGGGACAAGCGCCAGACCCTGCGTGAGAAGCAGGACCGGCGGGAGTCGGACCGTGCCATCGCGGCGGCGAAGCGCAAGCAGCGGGGCCAGTAG
- a CDS encoding DUF4232 domain-containing protein translates to MPRASRTAPVVVGLLLLSACGTQSASQDDAAAGDDGRVRAEALCPSLYTQYGGGPTAEPSVGPSGTPTPLPLPSTDGSADGGVRVTALYGWGKESGCTGVDYSAEFEVPNRGTEALTYTVTVGFLSAAGGAVDNVERIVEAVGPGRTVKGTVAMADTTGHAPEVTGAKVIEVRGVPVAEASSASGPCPASGVRLYADQGDAAMGLRVVGLHLVNCGTRPYRVDGHPELELLDEDRDTVDGVRILDGTDEISTGLGGDGGPQPVVLRPGEAAAATLAWRNTTQAGDPVNAPYARVWAKPGADPVTVVPEFDLGTTGKLGVGPWERDETYRDPAAGTPRP, encoded by the coding sequence ATGCCGAGAGCCTCCCGTACCGCCCCCGTCGTAGTCGGTCTTCTGCTGCTTTCCGCCTGCGGTACACAGAGCGCGTCCCAGGACGACGCCGCGGCAGGTGACGACGGGCGGGTCAGGGCCGAGGCGCTGTGCCCCTCGCTGTACACGCAGTACGGCGGCGGCCCGACCGCCGAGCCGTCCGTCGGCCCTTCCGGCACCCCGACGCCGCTGCCCCTGCCGTCCACGGACGGTTCGGCCGACGGCGGTGTCCGGGTCACCGCCCTGTACGGCTGGGGGAAGGAGAGCGGCTGCACGGGAGTCGACTACAGCGCGGAGTTCGAGGTCCCCAACCGAGGGACGGAGGCGCTCACCTACACGGTGACCGTCGGGTTCCTCTCGGCGGCGGGCGGCGCCGTCGACAACGTCGAACGGATCGTCGAGGCGGTCGGGCCGGGGCGGACCGTCAAGGGGACCGTCGCCATGGCGGACACGACCGGGCACGCACCCGAGGTGACGGGCGCGAAGGTGATCGAGGTCCGCGGCGTTCCCGTCGCCGAGGCGTCGTCCGCCTCGGGACCCTGCCCCGCCTCCGGGGTGCGCCTGTACGCCGACCAGGGGGACGCGGCCATGGGGCTGCGGGTCGTCGGACTGCACCTCGTCAACTGCGGCACCCGGCCCTACCGGGTCGACGGCCACCCGGAACTGGAACTCCTCGATGAGGACCGCGACACCGTCGACGGCGTACGGATCCTCGACGGCACCGACGAGATCAGCACCGGCCTGGGCGGCGACGGAGGCCCGCAACCCGTCGTCCTGCGTCCGGGCGAGGCGGCCGCGGCCACGCTGGCTTGGCGCAACACCACCCAGGCCGGCGACCCGGTGAACGCGCCGTACGCCCGGGTGTGGGCGAAGCCCGGCGCGGACCCGGTGACGGTCGTCCCGGAATTCGACCTCGGGACGACGGGCAAGCTCGGCGTCGGACCCTGGGAGCGCGACGAGACCTACCGGGACCCCGCCGCCGGCACCCCGCGCCCGTGA
- a CDS encoding extracellular catalytic domain type 1 short-chain-length polyhydroxyalkanoate depolymerase — protein sequence MTPTRAASRHVTVLATLLVALIAAFLTPGRASAASLQEVTGFGTNPGALRMFRYVPDGLPAGRPVVVALHGCTQNASGYGTGSGWLQLADRWGFSVVLPQQQTANNASSCFNWFQTGDIARGQGEAASVAQMVDRQLADTSGDASRVYVTGLSAGGAMTSVMMAAYPEKFASGGIAAGLPYGCAQAAGSPYVCMYVGATQTAKQWGDRVRAARPGFGGPWPTLVAFQGTADYTVKPVNMTDLMRQWTDVHGADQSADVSDTVAGYPHQVFRDAAGRAVVETYSITGMGHGQPVDPGSGSEQCGTAGAYVLDVNLCGAYRMGRAWGLG from the coding sequence ATGACACCGACCAGAGCCGCAAGCCGTCATGTCACTGTCCTGGCGACCCTGCTCGTCGCCCTGATCGCCGCCTTCCTCACCCCGGGCCGCGCCTCGGCCGCATCCCTCCAGGAGGTGACCGGGTTCGGGACCAACCCCGGTGCCCTGCGCATGTTCCGGTACGTCCCCGACGGGCTGCCCGCCGGCCGGCCCGTGGTCGTCGCGCTGCACGGCTGCACGCAGAACGCCTCCGGCTACGGCACCGGCAGCGGATGGCTCCAGCTCGCCGACCGCTGGGGCTTCTCCGTCGTCCTGCCGCAGCAGCAGACCGCCAACAACGCCTCGTCCTGCTTCAACTGGTTCCAGACCGGCGACATCGCGCGCGGCCAGGGCGAGGCCGCGTCCGTCGCCCAGATGGTCGACCGGCAGCTCGCCGACACCTCCGGCGACGCCTCCCGCGTGTATGTCACCGGGCTGTCCGCCGGGGGCGCGATGACCTCCGTGATGATGGCGGCGTACCCGGAGAAGTTCGCCTCCGGCGGGATCGCGGCCGGGCTGCCGTACGGGTGCGCGCAGGCCGCCGGGTCGCCGTACGTGTGCATGTACGTCGGCGCGACGCAGACCGCGAAGCAGTGGGGCGACCGGGTGCGTGCCGCCCGGCCCGGCTTCGGCGGTCCCTGGCCCACGCTGGTCGCCTTCCAGGGCACGGCCGACTACACCGTGAAGCCCGTCAACATGACCGACCTGATGCGGCAGTGGACCGATGTGCACGGTGCCGACCAGAGCGCCGACGTCAGCGACACGGTCGCCGGGTATCCGCACCAGGTCTTCCGGGACGCGGCCGGGCGGGCGGTCGTGGAGACGTACAGCATCACCGGGATGGGGCACGGCCAGCCCGTCGATCCGGGCAGCGGGAGCGAGCAGTGCGGAACCGCCGGGGCGTACGTCCTCGACGTGAATCTGTGCGGCGCGTACCGGATGGGGCGGGCCTGGGGGCTGGGCTGA